A single window of bacterium HR17 DNA harbors:
- the lolD gene encoding Lipoprotein-releasing system ATP-binding protein LolD — MFDGQTPTEVLKGITLAFQRGEFASIVGPSGSGKSTLLYLLSGLDKPTAGRVEFDGVDLTALNEQALAEFRNRRMGFVFQFHFLLPEFTALENAAMPLLIAGVPRKDALDKAAALLQRVGLGHRLRNFPSQLSGGEQQRVAIARALVNDPDIVFCDEPTGMLDSKNAQALYELLRELNTERRQTIIVVTHEREFARRTDRIIQLQDGQVVADERLR, encoded by the coding sequence ATGTTTGACGGGCAGACACCGACGGAAGTCCTCAAGGGCATCACGCTGGCATTTCAGCGGGGCGAATTCGCCAGCATCGTCGGTCCGTCGGGGTCGGGTAAAAGCACGCTCCTTTATCTGCTCAGCGGGCTGGATAAACCGACCGCAGGGCGCGTGGAGTTTGACGGCGTGGATTTGACAGCGTTGAACGAACAGGCGCTGGCGGAATTTCGCAACCGGCGGATGGGCTTCGTGTTTCAGTTCCACTTTTTGCTGCCCGAATTTACCGCACTGGAAAACGCTGCGATGCCGTTGTTGATTGCGGGCGTCCCGCGCAAGGACGCGTTGGACAAAGCGGCGGCATTGTTGCAACGGGTCGGGTTGGGGCATCGCTTGCGCAACTTCCCCTCCCAACTCTCTGGCGGCGAGCAGCAACGCGTCGCTATCGCCCGCGCTCTCGTTAATGACCCCGACATCGTTTTTTGCGACGAGCCGACAGGTATGTTGGACAGCAAAAACGCGCAAGCCCTTTACGAACTGCTACGGGAACTCAACACGGAGCGGAGGCAAACCATCATCGTCGTTACCCACGAACGCGAGTTTGCCCGACGCAC